One genomic window of Notamacropus eugenii isolate mMacEug1 chromosome 6, mMacEug1.pri_v2, whole genome shotgun sequence includes the following:
- the CCDC122 gene encoding coiled-coil domain-containing protein 122 isoform X2, which yields MAKKNDSSFSDAVKEVVEQQQSQTSEIEKNKKILFHLQNEVREFEKQIGSVIAKTKETEKLIYQQESEIEKTKLHCGSLEAQIKSLHAENVKLKFSIETSQEQFEERQMRNNAYDEKIRIYKESIAEAENKWSFMIELHQKKEQIKQLMTKKKKLIHDLQNPEGNMMKQAQEEIMNLKDKIVTVEASISTQTDLLEEEKKVHEKLIKEIEPS from the exons ATGGCTAAGAAAAACGATTCTTCATTTTCTGATGCTGTAAAGGAAGTTGTAGAGCAACAGCAATCCCAGACATCtgaaatagagaaaaacaaaaaaattctgttCCACTTGCAG AATGAAGTCCGTGAGTTTGAGAAACAAATAGGATCTGTCATAGCAAAgaccaaagaaacagaaaagctcATTTATCAACAAGAAAGTGAAATAGAAAAAACCAAGCTTCATTGTGGAAGCCTAGAGGCTCAAATCAAATCCTTACATGCAGAAAATGTAAAGCTCAAATTTTCCATAGAAACATCACAAGAACAGTTTGAAGAGCGCCAGATGAGAAATAATGCATATgatgagaaaataagaatatataAAGAAAGTATTGCTGAGGCAGAAAATAAATGGTCATTTATGATTGAACTCCatcagaaaaaagaacaaattaaacaattaatgacaaagaaaaagaaactgatccATGATCTCCAAAATCCAGAAGGAAACATGATGAAACAAGCCCAG GAAGAAATTATGaatctaaaagataaaattgtAACTGTAGAGGCATCTATCTCCACACAAACTGATTTActtgaggaagagaagaaggtacatgaaaaactgatcaaagaaatagag CCTTCATGA